One Drosophila subobscura isolate 14011-0131.10 chromosome U, UCBerk_Dsub_1.0, whole genome shotgun sequence DNA window includes the following coding sequences:
- the LOC117901978 gene encoding uncharacterized protein LOC117901978 isoform X2 has product MAASSATAAAATTIPTEAITEECKDEDALSTTLHSCANDPDFAVICAFLQKFAKDLGLILPNFKHLQEWLTNNDEVPELKDLHIKLLRKTRKTVHEKNWESALSKFCFGYSLQDAWEIERFGYKNSSLKVKLRIFRELLESQFERNVKFRAHILTQNSNTLRSEPIGRDRLGHAYWLTQDDDCNLRIYQEHLDEEIWQVVATNRDEFVNLIARLRGNEVVLPSKDIGEADEDTSSSNSCPAKPPPPEEKEEEDDDDEDEGEDEDEQQPEPQIKEEPAKLVPNLKIKLRSPDQDEQKAKRVKPLFITQTKLGGSCSPAPAKKRSIEEVDSSPTESVEEQQKKHRPTLLDIKRIKKPSRYESTKDENDAESGEEEEEDDEDSELDEAEEEEGSGDDDDEEDDDDIDSAAADIEEDDEEADDEVGEAIEEPTMTVSGQGSGSDCDAADGNFLSNFDQETNANELEPSEAIEEAVIHVFGMGNGAECLVGNGKNEASAEEAAAATTAAAPTHSEPKATFFFGEPGCLKLSPIKQTPKQEAKRSIFDSLNEEKTNGDSGTREGTPPRNGSDLKEEPQSHQQEAATKTGNETKEISPEAGQKKAQQATSTEQPEYQIKVIETNQKISQLIEENDTKLKDDIKEGKANYIQEKEFENHSKSESNLEEEAAACSEGSVTATKSPKGSSKATEIKVEPKETQAKAGVNDNRPVPVEIEASNVVKALNTDKESTKSSSENAKSGPEKGGSSSESTKSSSESTKSSSESTKTSSESTKSNSESPETIKSSLDTVKGISETVISSSETFKSSSDSIQINSETIKNCPNAISIETEQNKAIQIQTEAMKGEKPVAKDCESANSDLKTFLDDSKKFSDDSKDKPISEKNPAATPATNMIKTDTEKVLKAKELSPEPVKALVVDSPPLKSSKSFPNDNSTMPPKEQPKVVIEAVTVPNEQPKIIAEAAVLPKELHTIVAEAVILPNEQPKAAAQVLPKAQPKAITEAVILLNEQAKPVDVPFTAEKKFETSNNGSQIKDKPLGNVQHDLPSTSKAVVAKDNGEKQENEAKSSQMKAPAVESVHQFDVPMNINATASEYPKPASILPNRKRRLNDFVTAPARQSTSESEVDAQPHEEEIEEALDDLDVGGKRIKMRPKTSNVEARRKVEAQKTQVEETTSSSGEEDPRSRRKIIAPKRHLEKAPVTKQKPTLAEIIEKKLKKTPEKLPDFMTEKLPEKEPEKMPEQPTEPTPNVSLPPPPPREATPPAPSFSHPKKSPITKPLKKNLLTQLRQEESDEEAVPRKRTNSETVALTPAPAAPPAVLEERQRKRRSSEDAKDSKESSCNEAPPAVSEKLKRNNEQDIVEEEDQAISLTKDKAVLSAPTKEQLPSPALSISEKIVPESSTKQKDPSPPPAMERLLMLPPTKEKSPAGKGRSIPIKDRSPPAKDKSPAGISIIERSPTALSFNEKSPATKDALPSPSKQKASSPPASKEKAACPPLIKEKALPPAKELSLSPSPIKEKIPAAIPITDKTPPAKEKTPVAPPAKEKTPVPPAVKEQPPMAPPAKEKSPVAPSTMVMAPPSVPPVKERSPSPAQGKEKTPVPVEVKEISPVPVRVKEKTVSPPQAKQKASAPPESLPVKESTPPLPSKDTSSPPESSARRSGRRGGAAVVYSELPQPKRTRGGPKEKLMPEAKAEVKHETSEEEEEEDTEEPPTKVATKLKAQIKTETAAKKEETPQKKPLKEEEPLQPKQPSKEEPLAEPEEPLDEESISEVSAAKEEQPAKPVGRGRGPRKKREVDTTNIIECVDSETPVRQSRRIAQQKIKEEAERRKQEEVALRSMKQELKKKKKAQKEQDPTVPEPTRSEEEEEAESSEASEAEEAKKKKKKLPGKDGWSSDSDQQADSEEEEEEPPHYDTDPGSPLFRSDHEFSPESELEDESQVVPMKRARTVRKENEEDYDADEACNECGKSDHPEWILLCDTPNCNKGYHCSCLSPVLFYIPEGDWHCPPCQQEHLIVALEQQLQRFDQMVAHKQQEKRLAEVAERERQEREAVKLAEDREASKAERHEDDDDDDDDRDEVASKQSKADKPKRRRGDGRSNRKAAKRGTRRRRGGDSDSSSGGGGGKSQSGGSASGSGSSSNSSSFSDSDDEPIYKLRKRRQINVSYRLNEYDDLINSALKKEMDEVAGAGNLGRGKDISTIIEADKEKARRDDVPEDEEQPEERPPSVVNEEQPTKFSSSSDDDDEVPLKRSKTKQPPAKKKPRKLTTLDVSSEEDHGSDEDFKTSSYSDEDTSQSASDDSDSSLEVYRRPGRGKKQRKAARRAARERRKDRKFVVEESDESEEEQKKPKSKKKKKEDSDYTETETDDDEDAGSELTENMDSADLCDDTTSESEDGAWHPSKKKKTNNKKCSSAAGIARKSPKLKKPAQPAKKPKRLEYSDDDISESEPEEEDEDDDEGAPTSGKGSGKQPRSQPLKPSASTAQTGKGKGKSKKKKPPSSEEDEGAASDERTRTRGRRYAYIEDFDDDSSDGGIKPGVHRPDTPPEERQKFIQKQEEIKRMLAEKNAEGAKLAATPRLTPIKGTAPGQAPTAAGAQEKRTPSKGPAGGDSLSTVPLSVIRQAKVLDIDYLQRKGETIADLDDKDESEELDDAEMMLDDADLPEDMEDAIARMVEEEEQFSAAAARELPGPEEVLRTTPAKAKASKVAAPAETPPMPPTPHAAAAPPSSGLQEPHRKRLPMPTMHPPLLRHQFPGPGQHGPPASLLPPPHGMHPMLQRQLSQSVPAMQLLQNALSAPLGQPLGRGNYPQPPPTAQHLPLVMSMPSAAAHLMHQASVATQQAAVRAPEPQAAGPPPPPVDSKPRGRRKKVTPLRDQLQKQQTAAAVTAASTTPGTPAPPVDKIKGVPAQLFKPHEDAPPPTTVAASSQASVITRMPTHLSAHPHARGPPAGMYPSSAEFARFYGQPLPPPTSAPGSRSPSSGVGPAASPGPPRHLLRPQMPPGLPPPHSALRPTYGPPPPLRGAPPPTSTASSGGAPPNTRPAYMHGAEHHGGPPLGSVYGTGPPPARHASPHLNPYSRGPPIYGNPNYQPRVGPPGPPPGNMRPGAVDYVAGARGYPPYGYYPPPPPLTTPPAHAAPSSVIVSAPPPVTPTNHSVSALTRGKSPAPVAAAPPAEVMAHKAPPQQQQHQQPPPPSVITSKKLTTLEAYPPIAKSPMTVGVAEAAAARAVGSPAVIAEEDSGSAHDTSGPPPVATGPAVGEFSGLVSYFSSQQDDYDT; this is encoded by the exons ATGGCGGCGTCCTCAGCTACGGCTGCAGCGGCGACCACAATCCCAACAGAGGCAATAACGGAGGAATGTAAAGATGAGGATGCTCTAAGCACTACACTGCATTCGTGTGCAAATGATCCTGATTTTGCAGTGATTTGTGCGTTTTTGCAAAAATTCGCCAAAGATTTGGGCCTGATTTTGCCGAATTTTAAGCATTTGCAGGAGTGGTTGACAAACAACGATGAAG TTCCTGAACTGAAGGATTTGCATATCAAACTCCTGCGAAAGACACGCAAAACGGTGCATGAGAAGAACTGGGAATCGGCTCTCAGTAAATTCTGTTTCGGATACTCGCTCCAAGATGCTTGGGAAATCGAACGTTTTGGCTACAAAAACTCCAGCCTAAAAGTCAAACTAAGGATTTTTCGG GAACTCCTGGAGAGCCAGTTCGAGCGCAATGTCAAATTCCGCGCCCACATACTCACGCAGAATTCGAATACCCTGCGCTCGGAGCCCATTGGTCGTGATCGACTGGGGCATGCCTACTGGTTGACCCAGGACGATGACTGCAATCTGCGCATCTATCAGGAGCACCTAGATGAGGAAATCTGGCAGGTGGTGGCCACCAATAGGGATGAATTCGTGAATCTTATAGCCAGGCTGCGTGGCAATGAGGTGGTGCTGCCCTCCAAGGATATTGGCGAGGCGGATGAAGATACGAGCAGCAGTAATAGTTGCCCCGCTAAGCCACCACCACCCgaagaaaaggaagaagaggatgacgacgacgaagatGAGGgagaggatgaggatgagcagcagccagagccacaaatCAAGGAGGAGCCAGCGAAATTGGTGCCCAATTTGAAGATCAAACTGCGCTCACCCGATCAAGACgaacaaaaggccaaaaggGTCAAG CCACTGTTCatcacacaaacaaaactggGAGGCAGCTGCTCGCCGGCTCCGGCCAAGAAACGTTCCATTGAAGAGGTGGACAGCAGTCCCACAGAAtcggtggaggagcagcaaaagaaacaccGACCCACGTTGTTGGACATCAAACGCATCAAGAAACCAAGCCGCTACGAAAGCACAAAGGATGAAAACGATGCCGAATctggcgaggaggaggaggaagatgaCGAGGATTCGGAACTCGATGAAGCGGAAGAAGAGGAGGGCAGTggagacgatgatgatgaggaggatgacgacgatATTGACAGTGCGGCAGCAGACATCGAAGAGGATGATGAGGAGGCAGATGACGAAGTGGGCGAAGCCATTGAAGAGCCCACCATGACGGTGAGTGGGCAGGGATCAGGCAGCGACTGTGATGCCGCTGATGGCAATTTCCTAAGCAATTTCGATCAAGAAACGAACGCCAATGAACTGGAGCCGAGTGAAGCCATAGAGGAGGCTGTCATCCATGTGTTTGGCATGGGCAACGGCGCCGAATGTCTAGTGGGCAATGGCAAAAACGAAGCTTCTGcggaagaggcagcagcggcgacgacagcagcagcacctacACATTCAGAGCCAAAGGCCACATTCTTTTTTGGCGAGCCCGGCTGCCTGAAGCTGAGTCCCATTAAGCAAACACCAAAGCAGGAAGCGAAACGAAGTATTTTCGATAGTCTAAACGAGGAGAAGACCAACGGTGACAGTGGCACCCGAGAAGGCACACCGCCACGCAATGGCAGTGACCTCAAGGAGGAGCCACAAAGCCACCAGCAAGAGGCAGCTACCAAAACAggcaacgaaacaaaagaaatctcACCAGAAGCAGGGCAAAAGAAAGCCCAGCAAGCAACCAGCACAGAACAGCCAGAATACCAGATCAAAGTGATTGAAACGAATCAGAAAATCTCCCAACTTATTGAAGAAAATGATACAAAACTCAAAGATGATATTAAAGAAGGCAAAGCGAATTATATACAGGAAAAAGAGTTTGAAAATCACTCAAAAAGTGAGTCAAATTTAGAGGAAGAAGCTGCGGCATGCAGCGAGGGATCTGTGACAGCAACTAAGAGTCCCAAGGGCAGCTCAAAAGCTACAGAAATCAAAGTAGAACCAAAGGAAACTCAAGCTAAAGCAGGCGTCAATGACAATAGGCCAGTTCCGGTCGAAATTGAAGCTTCCAATGTCGTTAAAGCTTTGAATACCGACAAGGAATCGACTAAAAGTAGTTCGGAAAATGCTAAAAGCGGTCCTGAAAAAGGTGGAAGCAGTTCTGAATCAACTAAAAGCAGTTCGGAATCGACTAAAAGCAGTTCTGAATCGACTAAAACCAGTTCTGAATCGACTAAAAGCAATTCGGAATCGCCTGAAACGATAAAAAGCAGTCTTGATACGGTTAAAGGCATTTCTGAAACGGTAATAAGCAGTTCTGAAACGTTTAAGAGCAGTTCTGACTCCATTCAAATCAATTCTGAAACGATTAAGAACTGTCCGAATGCAATTTCGATTGAAACggaacaaaacaaagcgaTTCAAATCCAAACTGAAGCCATGAAGGGTGAAAAACCTGTTGCAAAAGATTGTGAGTCTGCTAATAGTGATTTGAAAACATTTCTGGACGACTCAAAGAAGTTTTCAGATGATTCCAAAGACAAGCCAATAAGCGAGAAGAACCCTGCTGCCACTCCAGCCACAAACATGATCAAAACCGATACTGAAAAGGTTCTAAAAGCTAAGGAATTGTCACCCGAACCGGTTAAGGCATTGGTTGTTGATTCTCCTCCACTAAAAAGCAGTAAATCGTTTCCAAACGATAACTCCACAATGCCGCCCAAGGAGCAGCCTAAGGTCGTCATTGAAGCGGTTACTGTTCCCAACGAGCAGCCTAAAATCATCGCGGAAGCGGCTGTTCTTCCTAAAGAGCTGCATACGATCGTCGCCGAAGCCGTTATTCTTCCCAACGAGCAGCCTAAAGCCGCAGCCCAAGTTCTTCCGAAAGCGCAGCCTAAAGCCATCACCGAAGCTGTAATTCTTCTCAACGAGCAGGCTAAGCCCGTTGATGTACCGTTTACAGCCGAAAAGAAGTTCGAAACTAGCAATAATGGCTCTCAAATTAAAGACAAGCCATTGGGAAATGTACAACACGATTTGCCCAGCACTTCCAAGGCTGTAGTTGCCAAAGACAACGGCGAAAAGCAGGAGAATGAAGCCAAATCCAGCCAAATGAAAGCTCCAGCTGTAGAATCTGTACATCAATTCGACGTACCAATGAACATAAACGCCACAGCGAGTGAATACCCGAAGCCCGCATCGATACTGCCCAATCGCAAGCGTCGCCTCAATGACTTTGTGACCGCACCCGCGCGACAATCAACCTCCGAGAGCGAAGTGGATGCGCAGCCGCACGAGGAGGAGATCGAAGAGGCACTGGACGATCTGGATGTGGGGGGAAAGCGCATTAAGATGCGTCCCAAGACCTCAAATGTGGAGGCGCGTCGCAAAGTTGAGGCACAGAAGACACAGGTCGAGGAGACGACCTCCTCCAGCGGCGAAGAAGATCCACGAAGTCGACGCAAGATTATTGCGCCCAAGAGGCACTTGGAGAAGGCGCCCGTGACCAAGCAGAAGCCAACGCTAGCCGAGATTATCgagaagaagctgaagaaaaCGCCCGAAAAGTTGCCCGACTTTATGACCGAAAAGTTGCCAGAAAAGGAGCCTGAAAAGATGCCCGAGCAGCCCACAGAACCAACGCCAAATGTGTCTCTGCCGCCACCTCCTCCCAGAGAAGCCACGCCCCCCGCCCCATCCTTCAGTCATCCGAAGAAATCGCCAATAACAAAGCCATTGAAGAAGAACCTGCTCACGCAGCTGCGACAGGAGGAGAGCGACGAGGAGGCCGTACCCAGGAAGCGCACAAACAGTGAGACGGTGGCGCTCACCCCAGCGCCGGCAGCGCCGCCTGCTGTCCTGGAGGAGCGTCAGCGCAAGCGACGCAGCAGTGAAGATGCCAAGGATTCCAAGGAATCGTCGTGCAACGAGGCACCGCCGGCAGTTAGCGAGAAGCTTAAGCGCAACAACGAGCAGGATATCGTCGAAGAAGAGGATCAGGCGATTTCTCTAACCAAGGACAAGGCTGTGCTGTCAGCACCAACCAAGGAACAGCTTCCATCGCCTGCTCTTTCAATCAGTGAGAAGATTGTGCCCGAATCATCCACCAAGCAGAAGGACCCTTCACCGCCACCAGCCATGGAGAGGCTTTTGATGCTGCCACCTACTAAAGAGAAGTCCCCAGCAGGCAAGGGGAGATCCATACCAATCAAGGACAGGTCTCCACCAGCCAAGGATAAGTCTCCGGCAGGAATTTCCATCATTGAGAGATCTCCGACGGCACTTTCCTTCAATGAGAAGTCGCCTGCTACGAAAGATGCTTTGCCGTCTCCATCCAAACAGAAGGCTTCGTCGCCGCCTGCATCTAAGGAAAAGGCTGCGTGTCCGCCTCTAATAAAGGAGAAGGCACTGCCACCCGCCAAGGAGCTGTCGCTGTCACCGTCgccaataaaagaaaagattCCTGCGGCAATTCCAATCACAGATAAGACTCCACCAGCCAAGGAGAAGACTCCAGTGGCACCACCAGCCAAGGAGAAGACTCCAGTGCCACCAGCTGTCAAGGAGCAGCCTCCAATGGCACCTCCTGCTAAGGAAAAGTCTCCAGTTGCACCATCAACAATGGTGATGGCTCCTCCATCGGTACCGCCAGTCAAGGAGAGGTCGCCATCCCCAGCGCAAGGGAAAGAGAAGACTCCAGTGCCAGTGGAAGTCAAAGAAATATCTCCAGTGCCAGTGCGGGTCAAAGAGAAGACTGTATCGCCGCCCCAGGCCAAACAGAAGGCATCAGCACCACCTGAAAGCCTTCCAGTCAAAGAATCAACTCCGCCGCTACCCTCGAAGGACACCTCATCCCCACCCGAAAGCTCTGCGCGTCGTTCCGGTCGTCGGGGTGGTGCGGCAGTCGTTTATTCCGAACTGCCGCAACCCAAACGAACGCGCGGCGGACCCAAGGAGAAGCTCATGCCAGAAGCAAAGGCTGAGGTGAAGCATGAAACCAgtgaggaagaggaggaggaggacactGAGGAACCACCCACCAAAGTGGCAACCAAATTGAAGgctcaaataaaaacagaaactgcAGCGAAGAAGGAGGAAACGCCCCAGAAGAAACCAC tcaaggaggaggagcctcTCCAACCGAAACAGCCATCCAAAGAGGAACCTctggcagagccagaggagcCCTTGGATGAGGAATCCATCAGCGAAGTTAGCGCAGCCAAGGAAGAGCAGCCCGCAAAACCCGTGGGACGTGGCCGTGGTCCGCGCAAGAAGCGCGAGGTGGACACCACAAACATCATTGAGTGCGTGGACTCTGAGACGCCAGTGCGTCAGTCGCGCCGGATTGCACAGCAGAAGATCAAGGAGGAGGCCGAGCGAcgcaagcaggaggaggtggcgcTGCGTTCCATGAAGCAGGAGctcaaaaagaagaaaaaggcACAGAAGGAGCAGGATCCCACAGTGCCAGAGCCAACGCGGagcgaggaggaagaggaagccGAGTCATCCGAGGCCAGCGAGGCGGAGGAGgctaaaaagaagaaaaagaagctgCCGGGCAAAGATGGCTGGTCCTCGGACTCGGATCAACAAGCGGACAGcgaagaggaggaagaagaACCTCCGCATTACGACACAGATCCAGGATCTCCGCTCTTCCGCTCGGATCACGAGTTCTCCCCGGAATCCGAGCTGGAAGATGAGTCGCAGGTGGTGCCCATGAAGCGTGCACGCACGGTGCGCAAAGAGAACGAGGAGGACTACGATGCGGATGAGGCATGCAACGAGTGCGGCAAGTCGGATCATCCCGAATGGATACTCCTCTGCGATACGCCCAACTGCAACAAGGGCTATCACTGCTCCTGCCTGTCGCCGGTGCTGTTCTACATACCCGAGGGCGACTGGCACTGTCCGCCCTGCCAGCAGGAGCACCTCATTGTGgccctggagcagcagctgcagcgcttCGACCAGATGGTGGCGCacaagcagcaggaaaaacgTCTGGCCGAGGTGGCAGAGCGCGAGCGACAGGAGCGTGAGGCCGTCAAGCTGGCGGAGGATCGTGAGGCGTCCAAGGCGGAGCGCCAtgaggatgacgacgacgacgatgatgatcgCGACGAGGTGGCCAGCAAGCAGAGCAAAGCGGACAAACCGAAGAGACGTCGCGGCGACGGGCGCAGCAATCGCAAGGCAGCCAAACGCGGCACCAGACGTCGACGCGGCGGCGActcggacagcagcagcggcggcggcggtggcaagaGCCAGTCTGGGGGCAGTGCCTCCGGCTCTGGTtcgagcagcaacagcagcagcttctcggaCTCGGACGATGAGCCCATCTACAAGCTGCGCAAGCGACGGCAGATCAATGTCAGCTATCGCCTCAACGAGTACGATGATCTGATCAATTCGGCGCTCAAAAAGGAAATGGATGAGGTCGCGGGTGCGGGCAATCTGGGCCGTGGCAAGGACATATCCACCATTATCGAGGCGGACAAGGAGAAGGCACGTCGCGACGATGTGcccgaggatgaggagcagccCGAGGAGCGTCCGCCTTCCGTTGTAAATGAAGAACAACCAACGAAATTTAGCAGCAGctcagacgacgacgacgaggtgCCGCTGAAGCGCAGCAAAACGAAGCAGCCGCCAGCGAAAAAGAAGCCACGAAAGCTGACCACGCTGGATGTTAGCTCCGAGGAGGATCATGGCAGCGATGAGGACTTCAAGACGTCCAGTTACAGCGATGAGGACACCTCACAGTCTGCCTCCGATGACTCGGACTCCAGTCTGGAGGTCTACAGACGGCCGGGCCGTGGCAAGAAGCAGCGCAAGGCGGCCCGAAGAGCCGCCCGAGAGCGTCGCAAGGATCGCAAGTTCGTGGTGGAGGAGAGCGACGAAAGCGAGGAGGAGCAAAAGAAGCCCAAAtccaagaagaagaagaaggaggacTCCGATTACACGGAAACCGAAACggatgacgacgaggacgcTGGGTCCGAGTTGACCGAGAACATGGACAGTGCGGATCTGTGCGATGATACGACAAGCGAGAGCGAGGATGGCGCCTGGCATCCAtcgaaaaagaagaaaacgaacaacaaaaagtgcagcTCGGCCGCGGGCATAGCAAGGAAGTCGCCAAAGCTCAAGAAGCCCGCGCAGCCGGCCAAGAAACCGAAACGTTTGGAGTACTCCGATGATGATATCAGCGAAAGcgagccggaggaggaggatgaggacgatgacgagggTGCACCGACCTCGGGCAAGGGTTCGGGCAAGCAGCCACGCTCGCAGCCACTCAAACCGAGCGCCTCCACCGCACAGACGGGCAAGGGCAAAGGAAAgtccaagaagaagaagccgcCGTCGTCGGAGGAGGACGAGGGCGCCGCTTCGGATGAGCGGACACGCACGCGAGGTCGTCGCTACGCCTACATCGAGGACTTTGATGACGACAGCTCGGATGGCGGCATCAAGCCGGGCGTCCATCGGCCCGACACGCCGCCCGAGGAGCGACAAAAGTTCATCCAAAAGCAGGAGGAGATCAAACGAATGCTGGCGGAAAAGAACGCAGAAGGAGCCAAGCTGGCGGCCACGCCGCGCCTCACGCCCATCAAGGGCACGGCACCGGGACAGGCGCCCACAGCCGCCGGCGCACAGGAGAAGCGAACGCCCAGCAAGGGTCCTGCGGGTGGGGATTCCCTCTCCACAGTGCCGCTGTCGGTCATACGGCAGGCCAAGGTGCTGGACATTGACTATCTGCAGCGCAAGGGCGAGACCATTGCCGACCTGGACGACAAGGATGAGTCGGAGGAGCTGGACGATGCCGAAATGATGCTGGACGATGCCGATCTGCCCGAGGACATGGAGGATGCCATTGCCCGTAtggtcgaggaggaggagcagtttAGTGCAGCGGCTGCCAGAGAGCTGCCCGGCCCCGAGGAGGTGCTGCGCACGACACCCGCCAAGGCCAAGGCCAGCAAAGTTGCTGCCCCTGCGGAGACGCCTCCCATGCCTCCGACGCCCCATGCAGCCGCCGCACCGCCGTCGTCGGGTCTGCAGGAGCCGCATCGTAAGCGTCTGCCCATGCCCACCATGCATCCGCCTCTGCTGCGGCATCAGTTTCCGGGCCCTGGACAGCACGGACCACCGgcatcgctgctgccgccgccacatgGCATGCATCCCATGCTGCAGCGTCAGCTCTCGCAGTCCGTGCCggccatgcagctgctgcagaatgcGCTGTCGGCGCCACTCGGCCAGCCGCTGGGTCGCGGCAACTATCCACAGCCACCTCCCACGGCCCAGCACTTGCCACTAGTCATGTCCATGCCCTCGGCTGCGGCCCACCTGATGCACCAGGCCAGTGTGGCCACGCAACAGGCGGCAGTCCGTGCACCCGAGCCACAGGCGGCTGGacctccaccgccgccagtCGACAGCAAGCCACGTGGACGCCGGAAAAAGGTGACGCCGCTGCGGGATCAATTGCAGAAGCAACAAACGGCAGCGGCCGTCACAGCAGCCTCGACCACACCTGGAACTCCAGCGCCACCCGTGGACAAGATTAAGGGCGTGCCAGCGCAGCTGTTCAAGCCCCACGAAGATGCCCCACCACCCACAACGGTTGCCGCCTCCTCGCAGGCGTCGGTAATCACGCGAATGCCCACGCATCTCTCGGCGCATCCGCATGCACGTGGTCCACCCGCGGGCATGTATCCCAGCAGCGCGGAATTTGCACGATTCTATGGCCaaccgctgccgccgcccaccTCCGCGCCTGGTTCGCGTTCACCATCGTCTGGCGTGGGTCCAGCCGCGTCGCCGGGACCACCGCGTCACCTGCTGCGTCCACAAATGCCGCCCGGCCTGCCGCCACCACACTCAGCGCTGCGTCCCACCTACggaccgccgccgccgctgcgtGGAGCCCCACCACCCACATCGACAGCGAGTAGCGGGGGGGCGCCGCCCAATACGCGTCCCGCCTACATGCACGGAGCCGAACATCACGGTGGACCGCCACTGGGCAGTGTCTATGGCACGGGACCGCCACCAGCGAGACATGCATCGCCACACTTGAATCCCTACAG CCGCGGTCCGCCCATTTATGGCAATCCCAATTATCAGCCACGCGTTGGACCACCCGGACCACCGCCTGGTAATATGCGACCCGGTGCCGTGGACTATGTGGCAGGTGCAC GCGGCTATCCACCGTATGGCTACTAtccaccgccgcctccgctGACCACACCACCCGCCCATGCAGCGCCCAGTTCGGTGATTGTGAGTGCCCCGCCGCCTGTCACGCCCACAAATCATTCGGTGTCAGCGCTGACGCGTGGCAAATCACCAgctccagtggcagcagcaccacccgcGGAAGTTATGGCACACAAGGCgcccccacagcagcagcagcaccaacagccaCCACCGCCTTCGGTGATAACGAGCAAAAAACTGACAACCCTGGAGGCCTATCCGCCCATAGCCAAGTCCCCAATGACCGTGGGTGTGGccgaggcggcagcagcgcgaGCTGTGGGCTCGCCAGCGGTCATAGCAGAAGAGGACTCTGGCTCGGCGCACGACACCAGTGGACCACCGCCAGTGGCGACAGGTCCGGCGGTGGGCGAGTTCAGTGGCCTGGTGAGCTACTTTAGCTCCCAGCAGGATGACTACGACACATAA